Sequence from the Afifella aestuarii genome:
AGCTGCCTGATTGGCGACGGCGGTCAGAACCGCATGATCGTCACTCGCGAACGCACGGTTGATGGCCCGGTAGAGGCTCAATCCATCGCCGCGTGCCAGTTCGATCGCCCGCCGCGCACTTCCCGACGAGAGCGACAAGATTGTTTGAAGATCCTTCTCCGGCGGCTGTGGCACTTCGAGCGCTTCAAACACATGAGCGATCGCCTCGGGGCTCAGAAGACCGAAATGGAAGCTGCGGCAGCGGGAGCGAATCGTCGGCAAAAGCTGGCCTGGCCGCGCCGTCACCAGCACGAAGATCGTTCGCGCAGGCGGTTCTTCGAGCGCCTTGAGGAGAGCATTCGCGGCGCTTCGGTTCATTTCCTCGGCACCGTCCACGATGACGATGCGCCACAGGCCTTCACCCGCCGTGGTGCCGACGAAAGGTACGATCCGCCTTATCGTTTCGACCGAAATGACGGTGCGAAAGGTCTTGCGCTTCTCATCCCAGGGGCGCTGCAGATGGAGGACGTTGGGATGCGCCCCCTCCCCGACCCGCCTCTGGATCGGATGGTCTGGAGCAATCCCGAGCGAGGCGGCCTTCTGGACGCTGTTCGCGGAAGGATCGGGCTCAGCCAAGAGAAACTTCGCAAGTCGGAACGCGAGCGTTGCCTTGCCAACGCCGACCGGTCCGGACAGAAGCAGCCCGTGCGGCAGGCGGTTGCCCCGATAGGCCGTCAGAATCTGTTCCTCTGCGTGCTCCTGTCCGAAGAGATGCGGATTCTCCTGCGGCAGCGGCACGCCT
This genomic interval carries:
- a CDS encoding DNA polymerase III subunit delta', which gives rise to MARKPAEEVPSLSALEGVPLPQENPHLFGQEHAEEQILTAYRGNRLPHGLLLSGPVGVGKATLAFRLAKFLLAEPDPSANSVQKAASLGIAPDHPIQRRVGEGAHPNVLHLQRPWDEKRKTFRTVISVETIRRIVPFVGTTAGEGLWRIVIVDGAEEMNRSAANALLKALEEPPARTIFVLVTARPGQLLPTIRSRCRSFHFGLLSPEAIAHVFEALEVPQPPEKDLQTILSLSSGSARRAIELARGDGLSLYRAINRAFASDDHAVLTAVANQAAAARGAAWAEFFDLVGGYLDRRIRALPEPEKGVSPPELPLARWAELWEKIHRRSAEVETFNLDRRQYVLNVFEAVADAVRHPHRPIFM